One Microbacterium sp. zg-B96 genomic region harbors:
- a CDS encoding FHA domain-containing protein, with amino-acid sequence MTTSRPTPARYTAGDAYAIASPRGVALVSPEVDPEIVEGVWQALASGGGLAGVLDAATGSSGRFADVPPFGMVVTGEPARVLVRGAVEAHVTDAAGRTCVLSGTGVATWAEHVVADARAVALRIGPAAGVALPIVDGIVRAGGVTVVLTQDAVDVPLAPIAPPVLAPIAPPVLAPIAPPVLAPIAPPVLAPTAPPVPALIDTDGEPAPAEGEPADAEPVEAEPADAEEPSPEPLIDVPAWVSGDAAAARSAAAADDPLETVQSDRRGRFAHLWGETVMASVAAAAVADAQQPAAAGDAPRPDSGGESLVRAGDHDGATVSLAAARAMRARGRAEADLPPVPAPPVPAPPAPVPPPALGRLELSTGRTLVLDRGVVIGRRPRATRVGDDVPQLVTVESPSQDISRSHIEVRREGESAVVVDLDTTNGTVLHRDGSSPMRLHPGEATILLDGDALDLGDEVTVTYREG; translated from the coding sequence ATGACCACATCACGCCCCACCCCCGCGCGCTACACCGCCGGCGATGCCTACGCGATCGCATCGCCGCGCGGCGTCGCGCTGGTCTCCCCCGAGGTGGACCCGGAGATCGTCGAGGGGGTCTGGCAGGCGCTGGCCTCCGGTGGCGGGCTCGCCGGAGTGCTGGATGCCGCGACCGGATCCAGTGGCCGCTTCGCCGATGTGCCGCCGTTCGGGATGGTCGTCACCGGCGAGCCTGCCCGCGTGCTCGTGCGCGGAGCGGTGGAAGCCCACGTGACCGACGCGGCCGGGCGCACCTGCGTGCTCAGCGGCACCGGGGTCGCCACCTGGGCCGAACACGTCGTCGCCGACGCGCGCGCGGTGGCGTTGCGCATCGGCCCCGCTGCCGGGGTCGCCCTTCCGATCGTGGACGGCATCGTCCGCGCCGGCGGGGTGACGGTCGTGCTGACGCAGGATGCCGTTGACGTACCGCTGGCACCCATCGCCCCGCCGGTGCTGGCGCCGATCGCCCCGCCGGTGCTGGCGCCGATCGCCCCGCCGGTGCTGGCGCCGATCGCCCCGCCGGTGCTGGCACCGACCGCCCCGCCGGTCCCGGCGCTCATCGACACCGACGGCGAGCCGGCTCCTGCCGAGGGCGAGCCCGCAGACGCCGAGCCGGTCGAGGCCGAACCCGCAGATGCCGAGGAACCGTCGCCGGAGCCGCTCATCGACGTACCGGCCTGGGTCAGCGGCGACGCCGCTGCGGCCCGCTCCGCCGCCGCCGCCGACGACCCGCTGGAGACCGTGCAGTCCGACCGCCGTGGCCGCTTCGCCCACCTGTGGGGCGAGACGGTGATGGCCTCGGTGGCCGCCGCAGCCGTCGCCGATGCGCAGCAGCCTGCGGCCGCAGGCGATGCTCCCCGCCCCGACTCCGGCGGCGAATCCCTGGTGCGCGCGGGCGACCATGACGGCGCCACCGTGTCGCTGGCCGCCGCGCGCGCCATGCGGGCGAGAGGCCGCGCCGAGGCCGACCTGCCGCCCGTGCCCGCTCCGCCCGTGCCCGCCCCGCCCGCCCCGGTGCCGCCGCCGGCGCTGGGCCGCCTCGAGCTGTCGACGGGGCGGACGCTGGTGCTCGACCGTGGTGTCGTCATCGGCCGGCGGCCCCGTGCCACACGCGTGGGCGACGACGTGCCGCAGCTGGTCACGGTCGAAAGTCCCAGCCAGGACATCTCCCGCAGTCACATCGAGGTGCGCCGTGAAGGCGAATCGGCCGTCGTGGTCGACCTCGACACCACCAACGGCACCGTGCTGCACCGGGACGGCTCCAGTCCCATGCGATTGCACCCCGGGGAGGCGACCATCCTGCTCGACGGCGATGCGCTTGACCTCGGTGACGAAGTGACCGTGACCTACCGGGAGGGTTGA
- a CDS encoding serine/threonine-protein kinase, whose amino-acid sequence MNASRPPTAPPDIPGFIYRELLGSGGFADVFLYDQALPQRRVAVKVLLADRLSQTSIEDFAAEANIMAQLSTHPAIVTIYQAGVSDDGRPYLVMEYCSRPNLQARYRREPFSVAESLRVGVQVAAAVETAHRAGILHRDIKPANILVTEYNRPALTDFGISTAGDSVQELAGMSIPWSPPEAFAEAGSPGRSGDVYALGATVYTLLAGRSPFEIPGQRNGSSELIQRVLTMPVPPLGRADAPASLQRALERAMATAPGDRYASALDFARALQRVQLELNMAATPIDVIDESVDDSPMEDEDGGLTRIRGIVSIDPSLPPPIVRAPGSTTPLAGITSPPAGTTVGATMLRPAAGHLPMWDSAPPDATVQRSAPLGASTAAPAPAFAAAPPVADSPVQGEEEAPAAAPARPRRTGALIGGIVAAVVVLGGGGIALAAATGLLAPAAEPSSAPEDEEEGPADILPDGGVPTVADLEGAVQGENVTFTWRNAEPEEGDTYLWAVQRLGEESRMESTDQTTLTVPVEPGGRTCVEITLVRADRQSSPVAEACAP is encoded by the coding sequence ATGAACGCGTCACGTCCGCCCACCGCTCCTCCGGACATCCCCGGCTTCATCTATCGGGAACTGCTCGGCTCGGGCGGGTTCGCCGACGTGTTCCTCTACGACCAGGCGCTGCCGCAGCGTCGCGTCGCGGTGAAGGTGCTGTTGGCCGATCGGCTCAGCCAGACCTCCATCGAGGATTTCGCCGCCGAGGCCAACATCATGGCCCAGCTGTCGACGCATCCCGCGATCGTCACGATCTACCAGGCCGGTGTCTCCGACGACGGCCGGCCATATCTGGTGATGGAGTACTGCTCCCGCCCCAACCTGCAGGCGCGGTACCGACGTGAGCCGTTCTCGGTGGCCGAGTCGCTGCGGGTGGGCGTGCAGGTCGCTGCCGCCGTCGAGACCGCGCACCGCGCCGGTATCCTGCACCGCGACATCAAACCGGCGAACATCCTCGTCACGGAATACAACCGGCCGGCACTGACCGACTTCGGCATTTCGACCGCCGGTGACTCCGTGCAGGAACTGGCGGGCATGTCGATCCCGTGGTCCCCGCCGGAGGCATTCGCCGAGGCAGGGTCGCCGGGACGCAGCGGAGACGTCTACGCGCTCGGCGCCACGGTCTACACGCTGCTGGCAGGGCGGTCGCCCTTCGAGATCCCGGGGCAGCGCAACGGCAGTTCGGAACTCATTCAGCGGGTACTGACGATGCCGGTGCCCCCGCTGGGCCGCGCCGACGCGCCGGCCTCGCTGCAGCGGGCGCTGGAGCGGGCCATGGCCACCGCCCCCGGCGACCGCTACGCCAGCGCGCTGGACTTCGCCCGCGCGCTGCAGCGGGTGCAACTCGAGCTGAACATGGCCGCCACCCCGATCGACGTCATCGACGAGAGCGTCGACGACTCCCCGATGGAAGACGAGGACGGCGGGCTGACCCGCATCCGGGGCATCGTCAGCATCGACCCCTCGCTCCCGCCGCCGATCGTGCGGGCACCCGGCTCGACGACCCCGCTGGCGGGCATCACGTCGCCGCCGGCGGGGACGACGGTCGGCGCCACCATGCTGCGCCCCGCCGCAGGTCACCTGCCCATGTGGGACAGCGCGCCCCCGGATGCCACCGTGCAGCGTTCCGCGCCGCTGGGTGCGTCCACGGCCGCTCCCGCGCCGGCGTTCGCGGCCGCGCCCCCGGTGGCGGACTCGCCCGTCCAGGGCGAGGAGGAGGCCCCGGCTGCGGCACCCGCCCGCCCCCGGCGGACCGGCGCGCTCATCGGGGGCATCGTGGCTGCCGTCGTCGTGCTCGGTGGCGGCGGCATCGCCCTCGCGGCGGCGACCGGGCTGCTGGCACCGGCGGCAGAGCCCTCGTCGGCGCCCGAGGACGAGGAAGAGGGCCCGGCCGACATCCTCCCCGACGGCGGCGTGCCCACCGTGGCGGACTTGGAAGGGGCCGTGCAGGGCGAGAACGTGACGTTCACGTGGCGCAACGCCGAACCCGAGGAGGGCGACACCTACCTGTGGGCCGTCCAGCGCCTCGGCGAGGAGTCCCGGATGGAATCCACCGATCAGACCACGCTGACGGTGCCGGTCGAGCCGGGTGGGCGCACGTGTGTCGAGATCACCCTCGTGCGCGCCGACCGGCAGAGTTCGCCGGTGGCGGAGGCGTGCGCGCCCTGA
- a CDS encoding recombinase family protein: MTDATPQDAAGYRAPADYAESIALPTEPGEVPPAFRDLEQSRDWWLARPAGSRLVGLVVARDDMPSIVRQRDELSRFGVPIEGFRHPAPETMETWQERLTRLFGRLSGGDVVVVATVHALGRNVDEEARTIAELRRRGVIVKVLSHTADTGAVPLP, from the coding sequence ATGACCGATGCCACGCCACAGGATGCCGCCGGGTACCGCGCCCCCGCAGACTATGCGGAGTCGATCGCGCTGCCGACCGAGCCGGGCGAGGTGCCCCCTGCCTTCCGCGACCTGGAGCAGTCGCGCGATTGGTGGCTGGCCCGGCCCGCCGGTTCCCGCCTGGTGGGGCTCGTGGTCGCTCGCGACGACATGCCCTCCATCGTGCGTCAGCGCGATGAGCTCTCCCGCTTCGGCGTGCCGATCGAAGGTTTCCGCCACCCCGCACCCGAGACGATGGAGACCTGGCAGGAGCGCCTCACCCGGCTGTTCGGCCGGCTCTCCGGCGGCGACGTGGTGGTCGTCGCCACCGTGCACGCGCTCGGTCGCAACGTCGACGAGGAGGCCCGCACGATCGCGGAGCTGCGCCGTCGCGGCGTCATCGTCAAGGTGCTGTCGCACACCGCCGACACCGGGGCGGTGCCTCTGCCCTGA